A DNA window from Methanobacterium sp. contains the following coding sequences:
- a CDS encoding CPBP family glutamic-type intramembrane protease, which translates to MSDGSNDKNSYRLLENYNNLLEQFGKLKNGHMAAKVLVRIGDIYRDLMNHGKAMENYNLALKLFHDEDDTWGEAFTLESMGNLWKSARVYSEARKFYQQSLENFQVIGNWEMERNILNRISGCYLAEGSIEDALDVHKKIDELPLDVAQFFINQVHIKRLLNEIEGIKPTKTQFLTLICYILILILSELVTTYYMTSWGIILHVILIISLVIDSTLTKSIKFSYLLQAMILLPLIRIMSLSIPVMELEPLYWLVLMSVPVLVAVWMLMQSQYLSKGMVGLNARNLPLQLLVGLTGIGFGFVEYLILQPIALISNLSPVNVIFVGSIVIISTGLLEELVFRGIIQRNAENIIGKVWGIIFTSLLFVGFNISWNSPMDLLFIFGISIFYGYIFQKTRSILGISVSHGICNVILFIILPFLL; encoded by the coding sequence ATGAGCGATGGTAGCAATGATAAAAATTCATATAGGTTACTTGAAAATTATAATAATTTATTAGAACAATTTGGAAAGCTTAAAAACGGCCATATGGCTGCTAAAGTACTGGTGAGGATTGGAGATATTTATAGGGATCTCATGAACCATGGTAAAGCTATGGAGAATTATAATCTTGCCCTTAAACTTTTTCATGATGAAGATGATACATGGGGGGAAGCTTTTACTCTTGAATCTATGGGTAACCTTTGGAAAAGTGCGAGAGTGTATTCGGAAGCACGTAAATTTTATCAACAGTCCTTAGAAAACTTTCAGGTAATTGGGAATTGGGAGATGGAAAGGAATATTTTAAACAGGATTTCTGGTTGTTATCTGGCTGAAGGATCTATAGAAGATGCACTGGATGTCCATAAGAAGATCGATGAATTGCCATTAGATGTGGCTCAGTTTTTTATAAACCAGGTACATATTAAAAGGCTGCTAAATGAGATTGAGGGTATTAAACCTACAAAAACGCAATTTTTGACTTTAATTTGTTATATTTTGATACTTATACTATCAGAACTGGTGACTACTTACTACATGACCTCCTGGGGGATTATTTTACATGTAATTTTAATTATAAGCCTGGTAATTGATTCTACATTGACTAAATCAATTAAATTTTCATACCTTTTACAGGCCATGATTTTACTACCTTTAATTAGAATTATGAGCCTTAGTATACCTGTTATGGAGTTAGAACCTCTCTACTGGTTGGTTTTAATGTCAGTACCGGTTTTAGTTGCTGTGTGGATGTTAATGCAGAGTCAGTATCTAAGCAAGGGAATGGTTGGACTTAACGCGAGGAATTTGCCTTTACAGCTACTGGTAGGTCTTACAGGAATTGGTTTTGGGTTTGTGGAATATTTGATACTTCAGCCCATTGCTCTTATATCCAATTTAAGCCCGGTAAATGTGATTTTTGTAGGTTCAATTGTGATAATATCTACAGGATTACTGGAGGAGCTGGTATTTAGGGGAATTATCCAGAGGAACGCTGAAAATATTATAGGGAAAGTTTGGGGGATTATTTTTACTTCCTTACTTTTTGTAGGGTTTAATATCAGCTGGAACTCTCCCATGGACTTGCTCTTTATTTTTGGAATTTCAATTTTTTATGGGTATATATTCCAAAAAACGCGCAGTATACTGGGGATAAGCGTTTCCCATGGTATTTGTAATGTTATTCTTTTCATCATCCTGCCGTTTTTATTATAA